One Miscanthus floridulus cultivar M001 chromosome 11, ASM1932011v1, whole genome shotgun sequence DNA window includes the following coding sequences:
- the LOC136493216 gene encoding filament-like plant protein 7, whose amino-acid sequence MDETGDALRSCMEQLLLVRDEKERLIIEATNKISSEQKKTLHLQQKFEDANKQFEKVITENYNLCNIVASKEKLIEELKESKAHSDQKLTDATARLEFSQKQCASLQYEVRVLQEELEIRSKEREYDLKSIDAARKKQQESTKKITALEAECQRLRTMVQKRLPGPAALAKMKDEVKRQGSSAAENGTRKPRAGAAVQPQQSRHSMSEGHLVKLQELGDENRQLRQLLAQKESDLHFVLPKYADEACKLSILQRQHGELSGSHSLIENNRPKPMVSAFAKIEHSISGKQQVSKIRSRSRRITGSDMLLVVDPLDIEKLERTSRPSSAPHQCVDSPDTDSKMMASDTFHRELIPDGFSDKYPEWIQDILNVIRHKHQGSKISVDVILDEVTHALKNEISAKENDGAHFSYDRAEIDKMVATLIERVSSMAEISTKNNVMSFRSLSHEKSELTLRLEHLVHVCSGVLDGKANLERLTDEVCLILEWIVSRCLLCSDGNESQRTLSIHEKDIMQSTRSKMVLGTQQERQRSVETTDDLIPDVILENHSQIELITSKLVEDLVALRQEEGDTCQEQHLVCCEAKSAASDGSKDKLVEEEGNQLTTTSAISAAVRKLAECQETMANLSKQLHALESPANTDPSDKEKCGTLPPSAEPDATEKKEHGEPDANATEKKEHEQDSGRSLQSAKSASTLVIVRPTVPKSPRPSVSVDTKKKKRRANLLGRLVFRKKA is encoded by the exons ATGGATGAGACAGGGGATGCTCTGAGGTCCTGCATGGAGCAGCTGCTCCTTGTCAGGGACGAGAAAGAGCGGCTTATAATTGAAGCAACCAATAAGATCTCTTCCGAGCAGAAGAAGACGCTACATTTACAGCAGAAGTTTGAAGATGCAAACAAACAGTTTGAGAAGGTCATCACAGAAAACTACAATCTTTGCAACATTGTTGCCTCAAAGGAGAAACTGATCGAAGAGCTGAAAGAATCCAAAGCACATTCGGACCAGAAGTTGACCGATGCAACTGCAAGGCTTGAATTTTCGCAGAAACAATGCGCCTCCCTTCAGTACGAGGTGCGCGTGCTTCAGGAGGAGCTTGAGATTCGGAGCAAAGAGCGAGAGTATGACCTCAAATCAATAGACGCTGCTCGGAAGAAGCAGCAGGAGAGCACGAAGAAGATCACTGCACTAGAAGCAGAATGCCAGAGGCTGCGGACCATGGTTCAGAAGCGTCTGCCAGGTCCTGCGGCGTTGGCAAAAATGAAAGATGAGGTCAAGCGACAAGGTTCTAGTGCCGCTGAGAATGGAACAAGAAAGCCCCGTGCAGGTGCAGCAGTGCAGCCACAGCAGTCGAGGCATTCCATGTCTGAAGGTCACCTAGTCAAGCTGCAGGAGTTGGGTGATGAAAACAGACAGCTCAGGCAGTTATTGGCCCAGAAGGAGAGCGACCTGCACTTTGTGCTTCCGAAGTACGCAGACGAGGCATGCAAGCTGTCAATACTGCAAAGGCAGCATGGAGAGTTGTCTGGTAGTCACAGTTTAATAGAGAATAACCGTCCAAAACCAATGGTGAGTGCATTTGCCAAGATAGAACACTCCATATCTGGGAAGCAACAGGTGTCTAAGATTAGGAGTAGGAGCAGAAGAATCACAGGATCTGACATGCTATTGGTTGTTGATCCTCTAGATATTGAGAAACTAGAGAGGACATCCAGACCTTCAAGTGCCCCACATCAGTGTGTCGATTCACCTGATACAGACTCAAAAATGATGGCCTCAGACACATTTCATAGAGAGCTCATCCCTGATGGTTTCTCTGACAAGTACCCCGAATGGATTCAGGACATTTTGAATGTAATCAGACATAAGCATCAAGGCAGTAAGATAAGTGTTGATGTTATTCTTGATGAAGTAACACATGCACTGAAGAATGAGATATCTGCCAAAGAAAATGATGGTGCACACTTTTCCTATGACAGGGCAGAAATAGACAAAATGGTGGCTACTCTGATAGAAAGAGTCAGCAGCATGGCTGAAATATCTACCAAAAACAATGTTATGAGTTTTCGATCACTTTCTCATGAAAAGTCTGAACTCACTTTGCGACTGGAGCATCTAGTTCATGTCTGCAGTGGCGTATTAGATGGAAAGGCTAATCTTGAAAGGCTCACTGATGAAGTTTGCTTGATCCTAGAGTGGATAGTGAGCCGATGCCTTTTATGTTCTGATGGAAATGAGTCCCAAAGGACATTAAGCATTCATGAAAAAGATATAATGCAGAGTACAAGATCAAAAATGGTTTTAGGAACGCAACAAGAGAGACAAAGATCGGTTGAAACAACTGATGACTTGATCCCTGATGTAATATTAGAAAACCATTCTCAGATTGAGTTGATCACTTCTAAGCTTGTTGAAGACTTAGTGGCTCTTAGACAAGAGGAGGGTGATACTTGTCAGGAACAGCATCTGGTATGCTGTGAAGCAAAAAG TGCTGCTTCTGACGGGAGCAAAGACAAGTTAGTAGAAGAAGAGGGAAACCAGCTCACAACG ACCTCAGCAATATCTGCAGCAGTCAGGAAACTTGCAGAATGCCAAGAAACAATGGCAAATCTAAGTAAGCAGTTGCATGCTCTGGAAAGTCCGGCAAATACAGATCCATCAGATAAAGAGAAATGTGGTACCCTGCCCCCGTCAGCTGAGCCTGATGCAACCGAGAAGAAAGAACACGGCGAGCCTGATGCAAATGCAACTGAGAAGAAAGAACACGAGCAAGATTCTGGCCGAAGTCTACAGTCTGCTAAAAGTGCTTCGACCCTGGTCATTGTTCGTCCGACGGTCCCGAAGTCACCCCGACCATCCGTTTCTGTTGACACAAAAAAGAAGAAGCGGCGTGCTAATCTTCTGGGCAGGCTTGTCTTCAGAAAGAAAGCATAA